The genomic region GTAGTTGGTGCGGCGCGCCTTGTTCTTGCCTGCCAGATGCGTCACCACATTCTCGATCATGCGCATTCCGGCATTGTGGCCAAGCGTCATGATCGATTCCGGATGGAACTGAACGGCGGCAACCGGTTCGTGCTTGTGCTCGAATGCCATGATGACACCATCTTCCGTTTCCGCCGTCACCAGAAAATCATCCGGCAGACGCTCCGGATCGGCGAAGATCGAATGATAGCGCCCAACCGTCACCTCCTTCGGCAGGCCCGAGAATATCCGCTCCGGCTTCGACACGCGGATGCGCGACGGCTTGCCGTGCATCGGAATGCGCAACTGGCGCAGCGTGCCGCCATAGGCTTCGGCGAGCGCCTGCAAACCAAGGCAGACACCGAAGATCGGCAGTTCGCGCTTGCGCGCCTTGGTGATGGTGGCCTTGCAATCGAAGTCCTGCGGCGTGCCCGGTCCGGGCGAAAGAACCACCAGGTCCGGCTTGATCCTGTCGAACACCTCTTCCGCCACCGGCGAGCGCACGGTGGAAACCGTCGCTCCCGTCTGGCGGAAATAGTTGGCGAGCGTATGCACGAAGGAATCCTCGTGATCCACGAGCAGAATGGAGATGCCCTCTCCCACCTTCGCCGCTACGCGCTCCTCGGTGACATGATTGCTCTTCTGCGCCTCGCGCACCGCAGCGATCATGGCCGAAGCCTTCAATTCGGTTTCGGCCTCTTCCTCTTCCGGATTGGAATCGAACAGAAGCGTTGCACCAGCGCGGATTTCAGCCACGCCATCCTTCACGCGGATGGTGCGCAGCGTCAGCCCGGTATTCATGTCGCCGTTGAAGTGCATCATGCCAATCGCGCCGCCATACCAAGCGCGCGGGCTGCGTTCGTTTTCCTCCAGAAAGCGCATCGCCCACAGCTTCGGCGCGCCGGTCACGGTCACGGCCCATGCATGGCTGAGGAAACCGTCAAAGGCATCCATGCCGTCGCGAAGCCGTCCTTCGATGTGATCGACCGTGTGGATCAGGCGTGAATACATCTCGATCTGGCGACGGCCGATGACGCGCACCGATCCCGGCTCGCAGACGCGGCTCTTGTCGTTGCGATCCACATCCGAGCACATGGTCAGCTCGGACTCGTCCTTCTTGGAGTTCAGCAGTTTCAGGATTTGTTCCGAATCCGAAATCGCGTCTTCGCCGCGCTTGATCGTGCCTGAAATCGGGCAGGTTTCGATACGCCTGCCGTTCACCCGCACGAACATTTCCGGCGACGCGCCGACCAGATATTCATTCTCGCCCAGATTGATGAAGAAGGAATAGGGCGACGGGTTGATCGTCTTCAACCGGCGGAAAATCTCCGATGGCGCAGTGTGGCAGCGCTCGTAGAAGGTCTGCCCCGGGACCACTTCAAACAGGTCGCCGCGCTTGAAGCTCTCCTTGGCGCGCTCGACCAGTTTCGCATATTCGCCCGGATTGTGGTCGCCACGCGCAAGCTTGGCGTCCGATGGCTTGAAGGCGCGTGCAGGCGTCGCACGTGCGAGGCCGTGCGTGGAAGAACCGCCGCAGGTGAATTCGTAACGATCCACCCAGGCGCGTGCCGCATAATGATCGGCCACGAAGATTTCGTCCGGGATGAACAGCACCAGATCGCGCTGATCGTCGGGGCGCTTCAGCTTGTACTGGATCGGATCGAACTGGAACGCCAGATCGTAACCGAAGGCGCCGTAAAGACCGAGATTGGCGTCTTCCTCGGAGAAGAACAGGCCGACAATGGCGCGCAGGACCGTGAAGACCGAAGGCATGCGCGAGCGCTCTTCCTCGGTAAAGGTGCCGCTCGGCTCGGCAATGTTCAGCTCGATGCGGTTTTCTTCCGCCTTGTCGACCGTCACTTCGGCCAGCGCCTTTACCGTGTTCAGAATGGGACGAAGCAGAATGACGCCGCGGGCATTCAGCGCTTCGATGCGCATGGTGCGGGCGCGCGAGGTGATGACCACCGGAGGATCGACGATGGCCGTATCCCATCGCGTATAGCGGCCCGGATATTCGTAGTTGGACGAGAACACCGCACCGCGCCGTTCGTTCAGCGCATCGATATAGGTCTCGATCGCGCCCTTATAGGCTGTGAGGTGGCGCACGCGCTCGACGACGATGCCGCCCGCCGTCTCGTGCTGGAATATCTCGCTATCCGCAATCTTCGCATTCATGATCGGCTATCCCAAAACGAGAGCATTTCCGGTTTAAAATGCTCTATCTATTTGTTTTTGACGCATGTCACGATCCCAAAAACGGCTCCCGCTTCCGGGGACATGCTCCAACTGTTCCCAAACATTCCCGGAAACCGGTTTCTCCCGCCGGTCTTATACAAACAGCCAAACAAAAAGGCCGCCCGGATAATCCCAGCGGCCTGTTTCCTGAACGCAAATGCACAAACGCCTGCGTGGCCGCTTTTAGCGGGCCCACCACCAACCGTTGATGACGATATTGCGCGAAATGTTCATGGAGCTACTGTTAGCGTTCAATCCGTTTCCTTGCAACCGGAAAATTCGGGCGCGCAATCCGGGCCGCAAAGCGCCGTCCAGCTCGCCGCCGACAGGGCCTTCGCCACGTTCAGCAATCACCACAAAGAAAGCCGGACAGTTTGGGGCTGTCCGGACTTCCTCAGAACCGGGGATGAACGGGACGGAAGGAAAGCAACGATTCCCCCAATCCGGCCCCCCTTACCCCATGCCAAAATTTCCAGGTGCAATATGACTTTCAGTATGCACATTTATCCTTATCACAGGCCGCGATTATTATGCAACCTGTGATTGTTATTTGCACGTATGCTTACATTTGAGGCCAATTCATCGAAACAGTTCGAAAATTTGTAGGACCACCCAACAAGTTTCGTCTTGCGTCGGGGATCGATTTCGGATTCATTTCCGTGGCAACTCAAACACATATGCAAAAATCAAGAATAGAGCCGTCACACATAAACGGCCATTGGGGACAACTGATGAAGAATCTCGATGCGATGGACAGGAGTATTTTGCGCGCCCTTCAGGAGAATGGACGCCTGACCAATACCGAACTGGCTGATCGCATAAATCTCTCGCAGACGGCCACCGCCGAACGCGTCAAGCGACTGACCCGCGAAGGGTATATTCTAGGCTATTCGGCGCGGCTTTCGCCCAAGATGCTCGACCGGGCCATGCTGGTCTTCATCGAGATCAAGCTCGACCGCACCACGCCGGAAGTCTTTGAAACCTTCTCGACCTTCACCCGCAACAATCCGGACATCCTGGAATGCCACATGGTTGCGGGTGGCTTCGACTATCTCGTCAAGGCCCGCGTATCCGACATGGATCACTACCGGCGTTTCCTTTCGGAAGCGCTTCTTTCCCTCCCCGGCGTGCGGGAATCGCACACCTATGCCGTGATGGAGGAAGTGAAGGAAACCGCCTATATCGCCGTCTGAGCAGGCGACAAGCCCTTCCTGAACACGTCGTTGCTGTCAGCAGCATGGGCAGCAACGAATTCCCTGTTCCGCACTTCGACCTTGCGCGCAATTATTTACGGGTATATACCCGCAATATGTCACATCCGTGTTTCTGCATTCTTCTGCGCCAGGCAGCCCGCAAGACGTCGAGCGTTTACGACAACGCGCTGGCTCCGCTTGGCATCAATGTCGCCCAGTTCAGCACGCTGCGGAAAATCCGGCGCGCGGGCTCCATCTCGGTGACGGAACTCGCCCATCTGTCGGAACTGGACCGCTCGACCATGGGCCGCAATGTGAAGGTTCTGCAGCGAATGGGCCTGATCGAGCCCGCCGCCAGCGACGACCATCGCGAGACCAGCGTCACGCTCACGGCTGATGGCCGCGATCTGGTTGAGCGCGGCGGCCCGCTCTGGGATCAGGCGCAGGAGGAAATCGAAACCCGGCTGGGAGAGGACGGCGTGGAGCAATTGCAGCATCTGCTCCGCGCGCTCGGCTAAGCCAGACGCCTTTTGACTGAAAACCAAACGCCTTTGACTGAAAACAATGACCTGAAGCCATGCGCCCGCTACAGCATCGGCCCGAAATCGGTGACGATTTTCGCAAAGCACGATGCGTGGAATCCAAAGATCAGGGCGAATGGCTTCGCCATCAAACGCAAGGCTGGTCGAGAGCCAGCTTGAACCCGAAAGCGCCAAAGATGATTTCTGCCCGCCTTGCCAGCTTTCTCGCCCAGAGAAACATCCATTACGGATGGATCGTCGCCGCCATTACCTTCCTGACCATGCTGGCGACGGCTGCCGCCATGGGATCAGCGGGCATATTGATCGAACCGCTCCAGCGTGAATTCGGCTGGACCAACGCGAATATCTCCTTCGCAATGGCGCTTCGCCTCGTTCTTTTCGGCCTCATGGGGCCATTCGCCGCTGCCTTCATGAACCAGTTCGGACTGCGCCGCGTGGTTGCCGCCGCTCTCATCATGATTTCGCTGGGGCTTGTCGGCTCCATTTTCATGACCGAGGAATGGCAGATGGTAGGGCTCTGGGGCATCGTGATCGGCCTCGGCACCGGCATGACCGCGCTTGTGCTTGGCGCAACCGTCGCGGCCCGCTGGTTCGAAAAGCGGCGCGGCCTCGTCGTCGGCCTCATGACCGCCAGCAACGCCACCGGCCAGCTGGTCTTCATGCCGATCCTTGCCAGCGTCAGCCAGACGATCGGCTGGCGCACATCGCTCACCATCGTCATCTGTTTCCTTGTTGCGGCCCTTGTGCTGGTTCTCGCCCTGATGCGGGACCACCCGGCGGATATCGGCCTGAAACCGTTCGGCCGCACCGCGCCGCTGCCAGCGCCTGAACCCCGCAAGAGCTTCGGCGCCATGCTGGCCTCGCCCCTCGTCACCTTGCGCGAAGCATCGTCGACCGCGACCTTCTGGGTCCTGTTTTTGACCTTCTTCGTCTGCGGCTTTTCCACCAACGGCCTGATCCAGACGCACTGGATCACGCTTTGCGGCGATTTTGGCATCGCTCCGGTGGGGGCTGCGGGCATCCTTGCCGTGATCGGCGCCTTCGACCTCATCGGCACGATCATGTCCGGCTGGCTCTCCGACCGGTTCGACAATCGCTGGCTTCTGTTCTGGTTCTATGCGCTGCGCGGCCTGTCGCTGATCTACCTGACCTTTACCGACTTCACCGTCTACGAACTGGCACTGTTCGCCGTCTTCTACGGGCTGGACTGGGTGGCGACCGTGCCGCCGACGGTCAAGCTTGCCGCCGAACGTTTCGGCCCGGAAAAGGCCGGGCTGGTCTTTGGCTGGGTGTTCACCGGCCATCAGATCGGTGCAGCGGCCGCAGCCGCCTTCGCGGGGCTCGTGCGCACCGACTATGACAGCTACACCCCAGCCCTGATCCTTGCCGGCGCCATGTGCTTTGCCGCCGCTGCCATGGTCTTCATCATCAACCGCCCTGCCGCAAGGCCCGCCTTGCAGGCATCATGAGGCGGCAGGTTTCTTGCCCTTCCTGTTCAGGGCCAGCACGCCGAGGCTGATCAGGAAGGCGGCGAGCGTGTCGGTCCAGCCCGGCACTTCGCCAAGCAGGACAAGCGCCAGAACCAGAGTAATGACGGGGATCAGCGCCGATAGCGCTGCCCCCGCAGCCGTTCCCAGCAGGACAACGGCACGGTTGAAGGCGAATACGCCGAAGGCCGAGGTCAGGACGCCCTGATAAAACCCCTGCAGGGCAATATCGCCCCAGGGTGTCGCGTCCATCCCCTTGGGCAGGAAGATCATGTAGATCGGCAGATAGACGATTGCCGAGGTGACGGCGGCGATGGCGGTCGCGTGCAGCCCGTCTATCCCTTTCTTGCGAAACACCATGACATAGATCGCCCAAACCAGTGCCGCGACGAAAAAGAACAGGTGCCCGAGCATTTCCGGCCCGCCCAGTTGCGACAGACCGGCGATCAGCATGGCCCCGATCACGATCAGCACGACCCCGGACCACCGCGATGGTGCAAGATGTTCCTTCAGAAGCGCCATTCCCATAATGGCGACCATCGCCGTCATCAGCCCCGGAATGAGCGCCGCCGCATGGGACGCCGGGGCATATTGCAGGCCGCAGGTGGTCAGCAGCGCATAGGGAACGCCTGCGCCGGAAGCCAGAAGCACGAAGCCGAGCGGGCCAAGCTGGCGAAGACCGAACCCTTTCATCAGAACGACCGGCAACAGCACCAGCCCTGCCACGCCGAAGCGCAGGGCAATGATGTCGAATGGCGTCAAGGCGGTCTTGAACCCGAACCGGGTCAGGACGAAGGAACCGGACCACACCAGCACCCCGGACAGCCCCCAGGCCAGACCGCGTATGGTATTGGAAGTCGAAGTCGTCGGATGGGTGTCGGTGATGGCCGTCATTTTCACTCGCAGCAGGAAAAAGGAATAGCGCCGGACTATTGCATTCCTGGCCGCGACGAGCGCCACGGATAAGCGAGATATGAGATATTAGAATTTCTTATGCCGCCCGGCTTCTGGCTTGCAGGGCCACATCGCAGAACCGGTCGATCAGATGCTTGACCGGGCTGTCGGCTCGAAAGACGATATAGACAGTGCGGAAAGTCGCCGGATTGAGGCGGCGCGCGCGCAATCCATGCAGATCGGCGTCCGGCAGGCTGATTTCCGACAGAAGCGTGGTGCCGATGCCATGCCGTACCATTTCCAGCACCGTGGCGACGTCCCGCGTGCGCACCTGCTCGCTGCGCGTTTCGCCATCGCCATGGATAATCCGGTCGATGATCATTTCGCAGCCCGCAGCCGCGATCAGCTGGCGGTTGCGCAGTTCCTCCGCGGCAACGGTGTCGTTGCGCATGAAGGGATCGTCCCGCCTGCCCACCACGACCAGTTCTTCGCGGCCAACCTCGCGAGCCTCAAGCTCAGGCGTGGGCAGCGAGGTGATGCCGAGATCAGCAATGCCGTCCCGCACCCACAGGCTGACATCATCGTGCCCACCCTCGAAAGCGCTGAACTCGATGCCGGGATAAAGCCGCTGAAACGTCTTTCGCAGACCGGGCAGGACATATTGGAGCTGGCTCGGGATTGCCGCAACGCGCAGCCGTTCAGGCGCGCCCGAAGCACGGCACCGTGCCTGCACCTCTATCCGGTCGATGGCCTGAAGCGCCGCCTTGGCGTCGGCAAGGATCGATTGTCCGAACGCCGTCAGCGCAGCCCCGTCGCGCTTACGCGCCAGCACTTCGACCCCGAGTATCTTTTCCAGTGTCGCAATCGCCTGACTTGCGCCCGATTGCGTCAGGCGCAGGCGGCGCGCGGCGGCGCCGACGCTGCCGGTTTCCGCAACAGCTTCAAGCAGACGTAACTGGACCAGACTGATCTTCATCGTTTTGGTTCCGGCTCACTCTTCAATCAAAGCATCGCCCCAGTCGGCGCGGCGCGCCCAACGGAACAGATCACCCTCGCGCTTGGTCAGGAGACGTTCTTCGGCCCTGCCGTCATCCTTGCACAGTTTAACCGAAACCTTGCCGCCGCCAACCCGGGTCGGCGCGATCACTCGCGCCTTCACATCATTGACCGTCTCGCGCACCGCAGCAAGATAGATGAATTTCTCATCCTCCCACGGCACTTCCGCGTCCTTGGTCAGACGATGAATGCGTGAGCGCGCAACCCGGCGCGAGAAATGGCACCAGTCAGGCGCGGCCAGCGGGCAATCGAGCTGGTGCGGACAGGGCGCCGCAATGATTGCGCCTTCGGCGATGAGCGTGTGGCGCGCATCGAGAATGCGCTGCCAGCCCGCCGGTGTACCCGGCTCCACGATAACCAGCATCTGCGTTGCCGCTGCCCACAGGCGCGAGATCAGCGTCTGCCGCTTTTCAGGCGCAAGCTCGTCCAGCACATAGGCAATGGTCACGAGATCGGCGTGGGGAAAATCGAGCTTTTCCC from Brucella intermedia LMG 3301 harbors:
- a CDS encoding anthranilate synthase component I is translated as MNAKIADSEIFQHETAGGIVVERVRHLTAYKGAIETYIDALNERRGAVFSSNYEYPGRYTRWDTAIVDPPVVITSRARTMRIEALNARGVILLRPILNTVKALAEVTVDKAEENRIELNIAEPSGTFTEEERSRMPSVFTVLRAIVGLFFSEEDANLGLYGAFGYDLAFQFDPIQYKLKRPDDQRDLVLFIPDEIFVADHYAARAWVDRYEFTCGGSSTHGLARATPARAFKPSDAKLARGDHNPGEYAKLVERAKESFKRGDLFEVVPGQTFYERCHTAPSEIFRRLKTINPSPYSFFINLGENEYLVGASPEMFVRVNGRRIETCPISGTIKRGEDAISDSEQILKLLNSKKDESELTMCSDVDRNDKSRVCEPGSVRVIGRRQIEMYSRLIHTVDHIEGRLRDGMDAFDGFLSHAWAVTVTGAPKLWAMRFLEENERSPRAWYGGAIGMMHFNGDMNTGLTLRTIRVKDGVAEIRAGATLLFDSNPEEEEAETELKASAMIAAVREAQKSNHVTEERVAAKVGEGISILLVDHEDSFVHTLANYFRQTGATVSTVRSPVAEEVFDRIKPDLVVLSPGPGTPQDFDCKATITKARKRELPIFGVCLGLQALAEAYGGTLRQLRIPMHGKPSRIRVSKPERIFSGLPKEVTVGRYHSIFADPERLPDDFLVTAETEDGVIMAFEHKHEPVAAVQFHPESIMTLGHNAGMRMIENVVTHLAGKNKARRTNY
- a CDS encoding Lrp/AsnC ligand binding domain-containing protein gives rise to the protein MKNLDAMDRSILRALQENGRLTNTELADRINLSQTATAERVKRLTREGYILGYSARLSPKMLDRAMLVFIEIKLDRTTPEVFETFSTFTRNNPDILECHMVAGGFDYLVKARVSDMDHYRRFLSEALLSLPGVRESHTYAVMEEVKETAYIAV
- a CDS encoding MarR family winged helix-turn-helix transcriptional regulator; translation: MSHPCFCILLRQAARKTSSVYDNALAPLGINVAQFSTLRKIRRAGSISVTELAHLSELDRSTMGRNVKVLQRMGLIEPAASDDHRETSVTLTADGRDLVERGGPLWDQAQEEIETRLGEDGVEQLQHLLRALG
- a CDS encoding MFS transporter, whose translation is MISARLASFLAQRNIHYGWIVAAITFLTMLATAAAMGSAGILIEPLQREFGWTNANISFAMALRLVLFGLMGPFAAAFMNQFGLRRVVAAALIMISLGLVGSIFMTEEWQMVGLWGIVIGLGTGMTALVLGATVAARWFEKRRGLVVGLMTASNATGQLVFMPILASVSQTIGWRTSLTIVICFLVAALVLVLALMRDHPADIGLKPFGRTAPLPAPEPRKSFGAMLASPLVTLREASSTATFWVLFLTFFVCGFSTNGLIQTHWITLCGDFGIAPVGAAGILAVIGAFDLIGTIMSGWLSDRFDNRWLLFWFYALRGLSLIYLTFTDFTVYELALFAVFYGLDWVATVPPTVKLAAERFGPEKAGLVFGWVFTGHQIGAAAAAAFAGLVRTDYDSYTPALILAGAMCFAAAAMVFIINRPAARPALQAS
- a CDS encoding DMT family transporter, translating into MTAITDTHPTTSTSNTIRGLAWGLSGVLVWSGSFVLTRFGFKTALTPFDIIALRFGVAGLVLLPVVLMKGFGLRQLGPLGFVLLASGAGVPYALLTTCGLQYAPASHAAALIPGLMTAMVAIMGMALLKEHLAPSRWSGVVLIVIGAMLIAGLSQLGGPEMLGHLFFFVAALVWAIYVMVFRKKGIDGLHATAIAAVTSAIVYLPIYMIFLPKGMDATPWGDIALQGFYQGVLTSAFGVFAFNRAVVLLGTAAGAALSALIPVITLVLALVLLGEVPGWTDTLAAFLISLGVLALNRKGKKPAAS
- a CDS encoding LysR family transcriptional regulator, whose product is MKISLVQLRLLEAVAETGSVGAAARRLRLTQSGASQAIATLEKILGVEVLARKRDGAALTAFGQSILADAKAALQAIDRIEVQARCRASGAPERLRVAAIPSQLQYVLPGLRKTFQRLYPGIEFSAFEGGHDDVSLWVRDGIADLGITSLPTPELEAREVGREELVVVGRRDDPFMRNDTVAAEELRNRQLIAAAGCEMIIDRIIHGDGETRSEQVRTRDVATVLEMVRHGIGTTLLSEISLPDADLHGLRARRLNPATFRTVYIVFRADSPVKHLIDRFCDVALQARSRAA
- a CDS encoding small ribosomal subunit Rsm22 family protein, giving the protein MELPASLRQAVDAALEGVALADLKRASEMLSRRYRAETRDGRMHISDDLAAKAYLAARLPATYAAVRASMDSAAEVCPDFAPQSMLDVGAGPGTALWAARQCWPMLQSATMIEASPAIRAVGSGLSQNSGLPDLDWRAGDVVREKLDFPHADLVTIAYVLDELAPEKRQTLISRLWAAATQMLVIVEPGTPAGWQRILDARHTLIAEGAIIAAPCPHQLDCPLAAPDWCHFSRRVARSRIHRLTKDAEVPWEDEKFIYLAAVRETVNDVKARVIAPTRVGGGKVSVKLCKDDGRAEERLLTKREGDLFRWARRADWGDALIEE